CGGCCACCCGGTCAGCTGCGCGGTCGGCCTGGCCAACCTGGACATCTTCGAACGGGAGGATCTCAACGGGCACGTGCGCGAGCAGGCGCCCGCGTTCCGGGCCACCCTGGAGAAGCTGTACGACCTGCCGATCGTCGGCGACGTGCGGGGCGAGGGCTTCTTCTACGGCATCGAGCTGGTCAAGGACAAGGCCACCCGGGAGACGTTCAACGCCGAGGAGTCGGAGAAGCTGATCCGCGGCTTCCTGTCCGGCGCGCTGTTCGAGGCGGGCCTCTACTGCCGCGCCGACGACCGGGGCGACCCGGTGATCCAGCTGTCCCCCGCGCTGACCTGCACCCAGCAGCAGTTCGACGAGATCGAGCAGATCCTGCGCGACGTGCTCACCCGGGCCGCGACGCTGCTGTGACCAGCCTCTGGTCCGACACCGCGGGCGGGGCCGGCGCGCCCCGCCCGCCCCTGCCCGGCGACCTGGACGCCGACGTGGCGATCGTGGGAGCCGGCTACACCGGCCTGTGGACGGCGTACTACCTGCGCCGGGCCGACCCGGGCCTGCGTATCGCGATCGTCGAGGCCGCGCACGCCGGGTTCGGCGCGTCCGGCCGCAACGGCGGCTGGTGCTCCGGGCTTCTCCCCATCTCCCTGCCCAGGCTGGAGAAGCTGCACGGCCGGGCCGCCGCGATCGCGTTCCAGCAGGCGATGATCGACACGGTGGACGAGGTCGGCCGGATCGCCGCGGCCGAGGGCATCGACTGCGACTGGGCCAAGGGCGGCACCCTGGGCCTGGCCCGCAGCGCGGCACAGTGGCGCGCGGCGCGGGCCGAGGCGGCGCTGGCCGCGTCGTACGGCTTCGACCTGCACCTGCTCGACCGGGCCGCGACGCTGGACCGCTGCGGCGCGACGTCGGTTCACGGGGCGACCTGGTCGCCGCACTGCGCGGCGGTACACCCGCTGCGCCTGGCCCTGGGGCTGGCCGCGACGGTCGAGCGGCAGGGCACGGTGATCTACGAGGGGACTCGGGCGCTGGAGCTGGCGCCGGGGCGCGTGCGCACCACGTACGGCACCGTGCGGGCCCCGTACGTGGTCCGGGCCACCGAGGGGTACACGCCCGACCTGCCCGGACACCGGCGCGACGTGGTGCCGGTCTACTCCCTCATGATCGCGACCGAGCCGCTGCCCAAGACCTTCTGGGACGAGGCCGGGCTCGACCGCCGGGAAACCTTCACCGATCACCGGCGCATGGTGATCTACGGCCAGCGCACCGCCGACGACCGGCTCGCCTTCGGCGGGCGCGGCGCCCCGTACCACTTCGGCTCGGCGGTCCGCCCGTCGTTCGACCACGAGCCGTCCGTGCACCTGGCCCTGCGGAACACGCTCACCGACCTGTTCCCGGCGCTGGACGGCGCGAAGCTCACCCACGTCTGGGGCGGCCCGCTCGGCATCGCCCGTGACTGGCACCCGTCCACCGGCCTCGACCGCGCCACCGGCCTCGCCTGGGCCGGCGGCTACGTGGGCGACGGCGTCGCCGCCGGCAACCTGGCCGGCCGCACCCTCGCCGACCTCATCACCGGCCACGAGTCGCCGCTCACGGTCCTCCCCTGGGTCAACCACCGCTCCCCCCGCTGGGAGCCCGAACCCCTCCGCTGGCTGGGCATCAACACCGCCCTGCACGCCGTAGCCACCCTCGACCGCCTGACAAAGGAAGGGCACCTTCTTAACGCTTTCCGTAAAGGAAGGGCACCTTCTTAACGCTCACTGTGCGGCCTGCCGGGCGCCTGGCCGCCGATGATCGCTAGTTCGTGTCACAACCTCAGGTCTGGCCACAGGTTCTGACACGAA
The Catellatospora sp. IY07-71 DNA segment above includes these coding regions:
- a CDS encoding FAD-binding oxidoreductase, which codes for MTSLWSDTAGGAGAPRPPLPGDLDADVAIVGAGYTGLWTAYYLRRADPGLRIAIVEAAHAGFGASGRNGGWCSGLLPISLPRLEKLHGRAAAIAFQQAMIDTVDEVGRIAAAEGIDCDWAKGGTLGLARSAAQWRAARAEAALAASYGFDLHLLDRAATLDRCGATSVHGATWSPHCAAVHPLRLALGLAATVERQGTVIYEGTRALELAPGRVRTTYGTVRAPYVVRATEGYTPDLPGHRRDVVPVYSLMIATEPLPKTFWDEAGLDRRETFTDHRRMVIYGQRTADDRLAFGGRGAPYHFGSAVRPSFDHEPSVHLALRNTLTDLFPALDGAKLTHVWGGPLGIARDWHPSTGLDRATGLAWAGGYVGDGVAAGNLAGRTLADLITGHESPLTVLPWVNHRSPRWEPEPLRWLGINTALHAVATLDRLTKEGHLLNAFRKGRAPS